The following are encoded together in the Gordonia insulae genome:
- the pstB gene encoding phosphate ABC transporter ATP-binding protein PstB, with translation MAKRLDIKDLNIYYGAFHAVKDVSLEVSPRSITAFIGPSGCGKSTVLRTLNRMHEVTPGAYAQGKVLLDGEDIYAKGIDPVSVRSTIGMVFQRPNPFPTMSIRDNVVAGLKLQGMRNKAQLDDVAERSLKGANLWEEVKDRLDKPGGGLSGGQQQRLCIARAIAVSPDVLLMDEPCSALDPISTLAIEDLMGELKKEYTIVIVTHNMQQAARVSDQTAFFNLEGVGQPGQLVEINDTETMFSNPLKQETEDYISGRFG, from the coding sequence ATGGCCAAGCGCCTCGACATCAAAGATCTGAACATCTATTACGGCGCCTTCCACGCGGTCAAGGACGTTTCCCTCGAGGTCTCGCCGCGCTCGATCACCGCCTTCATCGGCCCATCGGGCTGCGGCAAGTCCACGGTGCTGCGCACCCTCAACCGCATGCACGAGGTCACTCCCGGCGCGTATGCGCAGGGCAAGGTGCTCCTCGACGGTGAGGACATCTACGCCAAGGGGATCGACCCGGTGAGCGTCCGCTCGACGATCGGCATGGTCTTCCAGCGCCCGAATCCGTTCCCCACCATGTCGATCCGCGACAACGTGGTGGCCGGCCTGAAGTTGCAGGGCATGCGCAACAAGGCACAGCTCGACGACGTCGCCGAGCGCAGCCTCAAGGGCGCGAACCTGTGGGAAGAGGTCAAGGACCGTCTCGACAAGCCCGGCGGCGGCCTCTCCGGTGGTCAGCAGCAGCGTCTGTGCATCGCGCGCGCCATCGCGGTCTCACCGGACGTGCTGCTGATGGACGAGCCCTGCTCCGCGCTCGACCCGATCTCGACCCTGGCGATCGAGGACCTGATGGGTGAACTCAAGAAGGAGTACACCATCGTCATCGTCACCCACAACATGCAGCAGGCGGCGCGCGTCAGCGATCAGACCGCGTTCTTCAACCTCGAGGGTGTCGGCCAGCCCGGTCAGCTGGTCGAGATCAACGACACCGAGACGATGTTCTCCAACCCGCTCAAGCAGGAGACCGAGGACTACATCTCGGGCCGCTTCGGCTGA
- the pstA gene encoding phosphate ABC transporter permease PstA, with the protein MTVTVENPGTDPVKTRPAGFVPLSGRRKFGNRAAGALVTAALLIALVPLFWLVITLVARGIGTILDPDWWMSSERYGGAANAIVGTLMQTALAAVISVPLGIFVAIYLVEYSNRKSLLARITTFMVDILSGVPSIVAALFVYAVWRTTLGLPRSGFVVAIALVLLMVPLVVRATEEMLKIVPQDLREASYALGIPKWKTIARVVLPTAMSGIITGVMLAIARVMGESAPVLILVGATRAMNWNPFEGNQQSLPLMMVQQYNNGPSAFDQVWGAALTLVILVAIIYFGAKFVSKAFAPKTS; encoded by the coding sequence ATGACCGTCACCGTGGAGAATCCGGGGACCGACCCGGTCAAGACCCGTCCGGCGGGCTTCGTCCCGCTCTCCGGCCGCCGCAAGTTCGGCAATCGTGCCGCCGGAGCGCTGGTCACCGCTGCGCTGCTGATCGCGCTCGTGCCGCTGTTCTGGCTCGTCATCACGCTGGTCGCCCGGGGCATCGGGACGATTCTCGACCCCGACTGGTGGATGAGCTCCGAGCGCTACGGCGGTGCCGCCAACGCGATCGTCGGCACGCTGATGCAGACCGCACTGGCGGCCGTGATCTCGGTGCCGCTCGGCATCTTCGTCGCGATCTACCTGGTGGAATACAGCAACCGGAAGTCGCTGCTGGCCCGGATCACGACCTTCATGGTCGACATCCTGTCCGGCGTGCCGTCGATCGTCGCCGCGCTGTTCGTCTACGCGGTCTGGCGAACGACGCTGGGCCTGCCGCGATCCGGCTTCGTGGTCGCGATCGCCCTGGTCCTGTTGATGGTGCCGCTGGTGGTGCGCGCCACCGAGGAGATGCTCAAGATCGTCCCGCAGGATCTGCGTGAGGCCTCCTATGCACTCGGCATCCCGAAGTGGAAGACCATCGCACGCGTGGTCCTGCCGACCGCGATGTCGGGCATCATCACCGGCGTCATGCTGGCCATCGCCCGCGTGATGGGTGAATCGGCCCCGGTGCTGATCCTCGTCGGTGCGACGAGGGCGATGAACTGGAATCCCTTCGAGGGCAACCAGCAGTCCCTGCCGCTGATGATGGTGCAGCAGTACAACAACGGACCCAGCGCGTTCGATCAGGTGTGGGGCGCGGCGCTGACACTGGTCATCCTCGTCGCGATCATCTACTTCGGCGCCAAGTTCGTCTCGAAGGCATTCGCGCCCAAGACCTCCTGA
- the pstC gene encoding phosphate ABC transporter permease subunit PstC, producing the protein MTSLNEQQGGQPQGDPTLPGTPFEPEGDVEGLRAGKSSRLGDQIFRGLSVGAGVLVSVIIALIAVFLLAQAIPSLAKNTANFFTYQGEWITTGTELKFGIPQLFYATVVVSVIALILAMPISLGISIFLTEYAPKRLVGPITYTVDLLAAVPSIVYGLWGILVLGPALVPVNEWLVGNLGFLPFFQQPTQVANMSTGGTLLTGGIVLAVMILPIITAVTREVFIQTPKGHREAALALGATKWEVVRVAVLPFGFSGYISGSMLGLGRALGETMALLLIISTAGPMDFNLMESGETFATKIANNAAEFDSPAKTGAYISAGLTLFVLTFVVNAAARAVVTRKK; encoded by the coding sequence ATGACCTCTCTCAACGAGCAGCAGGGCGGGCAGCCGCAAGGCGACCCGACGTTGCCAGGAACCCCCTTCGAGCCGGAGGGCGATGTCGAGGGTCTGCGCGCCGGTAAGAGCAGCAGACTCGGTGATCAGATCTTCCGCGGCCTGTCGGTGGGCGCCGGCGTCCTGGTCTCCGTCATCATCGCGTTGATCGCCGTGTTCCTCCTGGCGCAGGCGATTCCGTCGCTCGCCAAGAACACGGCCAACTTCTTCACCTATCAGGGCGAGTGGATCACCACCGGGACCGAGCTGAAGTTCGGTATCCCACAGCTGTTCTACGCGACGGTCGTCGTCTCGGTGATCGCGCTCATCCTGGCCATGCCGATCTCGCTCGGCATCTCGATCTTCCTCACCGAGTACGCCCCGAAGCGGCTCGTCGGGCCGATCACCTACACCGTCGACCTGCTCGCCGCGGTGCCGTCCATCGTCTACGGCCTGTGGGGCATCCTGGTCCTCGGGCCGGCGTTGGTCCCGGTCAACGAATGGTTGGTCGGCAACCTCGGGTTCCTTCCGTTCTTCCAGCAACCCACCCAGGTGGCGAACATGTCGACCGGTGGCACGCTGCTGACCGGTGGCATCGTGCTGGCGGTGATGATCCTGCCGATCATCACCGCGGTCACCCGCGAGGTCTTCATCCAGACCCCGAAGGGACACCGTGAGGCCGCACTCGCCCTCGGCGCCACCAAATGGGAGGTCGTGCGGGTGGCGGTCCTCCCGTTCGGCTTCTCCGGCTACATCAGCGGGTCGATGCTCGGCCTCGGCCGCGCGCTCGGCGAGACCATGGCGCTGCTGCTGATCATCTCCACCGCCGGACCGATGGATTTCAACCTGATGGAGAGTGGCGAGACGTTCGCCACCAAGATCGCCAACAATGCGGCCGAGTTCGACTCGCCCGCCAAGACCGGCGCCTACATCTCGGCGGGTCTCACCCTGTTCGTGCTGACCTTCGTCGTCAACGCAGCGGCCCGCGCGGTCGTCACCCGAAAGAAGTAG
- the pstS gene encoding phosphate ABC transporter substrate-binding protein PstS, with translation MKINRNGAMAAVSTIAAVTLLSACSGGGESQTVSGEGSTAQQKAMEHFSQVLTDNSDIVLDYTGSGSGDGIKKFIAGDVDFAGSDSALKGDEITQAKERCNGNDAWHLPMVAGPVAVAYNVEGVDKLNLNPTVLAGIFDSKITTWNDPAIAALNPGVTLPSINIVPVHRSDSSGTTDNFQRFLQASAPQAWPYEHSKEFQGKGGSAAAKSTGVGDTVKKTPGSITYVEWGFATENDLGVAAVDFGAGPVQLTNETAGKALDTVKFKTPGSKDLVVDTDALYASKDAGAYPLLLTPYSIVCSAGYAEQATTDTIKSAFTEILNKGQDGLAEIGYVALPQNFKTTLQGSIDSLGQAAGGSNQ, from the coding sequence GTGAAAATCAATCGGAATGGCGCAATGGCGGCAGTCTCCACCATTGCAGCGGTGACCCTGCTCAGTGCGTGCAGTGGTGGTGGGGAGAGCCAGACCGTGAGCGGCGAGGGGTCGACCGCGCAGCAGAAGGCGATGGAGCACTTCAGTCAGGTGCTCACCGACAACTCGGACATCGTGCTCGATTACACGGGCAGCGGCTCCGGCGACGGAATCAAGAAGTTCATCGCCGGCGACGTCGACTTCGCCGGCTCGGACTCCGCGCTCAAGGGCGATGAGATCACCCAGGCCAAGGAGCGTTGCAACGGCAACGACGCATGGCATCTCCCGATGGTGGCCGGACCCGTCGCGGTCGCCTACAACGTCGAGGGCGTCGACAAGCTGAATCTGAACCCGACCGTCCTGGCCGGCATCTTCGATTCGAAGATCACCACATGGAACGACCCGGCCATCGCCGCGCTGAATCCGGGCGTGACCCTGCCGAGCATCAACATCGTGCCGGTCCACCGCAGCGACAGCTCGGGCACCACCGACAACTTCCAGCGCTTCCTGCAGGCCTCGGCTCCGCAGGCCTGGCCGTACGAGCACAGCAAGGAATTCCAGGGCAAGGGCGGTTCGGCCGCGGCCAAGTCGACCGGCGTCGGTGACACCGTGAAGAAGACCCCGGGCTCGATCACCTACGTCGAGTGGGGCTTCGCGACCGAGAACGATCTCGGTGTCGCGGCGGTCGACTTCGGTGCCGGACCGGTCCAGCTCACCAACGAGACCGCGGGCAAGGCGCTCGACACGGTGAAGTTCAAGACCCCGGGCAGCAAGGACCTGGTCGTCGACACCGACGCGCTGTACGCGTCGAAGGACGCCGGTGCCTACCCGCTGCTGCTGACCCCGTACTCGATCGTGTGCTCGGCCGGCTACGCCGAGCAGGCGACGACCGACACGATCAAGTCGGCGTTCACCGAGATCCTGAACAAGGGCCAGGACGGTCTCGCCGAGATCGGCTACGTTGCACTGCCGCAGAACTTCAAGACGACTCTGCAGGGCAGCATCGACTCGCTCGGCCAGGCTGCCGGCGGCTCCAACCAGTAA
- a CDS encoding glycosyltransferase family 2 protein, protein MPESSPMPTKASSPQTAPDPLEAAVVDTGLDLVVCCYTRARLHTMLPALSRAVEQLDPTDEVLVVVDHNEDLRTELLDVVPDRVRVIANERERGLSGARNTGLHAARAGIVVFLDDDATLQGDGLEVIRERFTAPDIVAVGGGVEPAWHAGTQPAWFPEEFGWVVGCDYRGLPADGADIRNPIGAAMAVRRRPLVDIGGFSRHLGRRGTFPAGCEETLMGIALRERHPGARLIRDTRFSVRHEVTPERTTLRYFVRRCYQEGRSKATLSALTSADLALASERDYTRRILTSALWRHRRTPARAAMVVVGFVTTVAGFAVGTIQNQLAPRARRERER, encoded by the coding sequence GTGCCTGAGTCGTCGCCCATGCCCACGAAGGCGTCGTCACCACAGACGGCTCCCGATCCCCTCGAGGCCGCTGTTGTCGACACCGGCCTCGACCTCGTCGTCTGCTGCTACACCCGCGCGCGTCTGCACACGATGCTGCCGGCGCTGTCCCGCGCCGTCGAACAACTCGACCCGACGGACGAGGTGCTCGTCGTCGTCGACCACAACGAGGACCTCCGCACCGAACTCCTCGACGTCGTGCCCGACCGCGTACGGGTGATCGCGAACGAGCGCGAGCGCGGATTGTCGGGCGCGCGCAACACCGGACTGCACGCCGCACGCGCCGGCATCGTGGTCTTCCTGGACGACGATGCCACTCTGCAGGGCGATGGCCTCGAGGTGATCCGCGAGCGTTTCACCGCCCCCGACATCGTCGCGGTCGGCGGTGGCGTGGAGCCCGCGTGGCACGCGGGCACGCAACCCGCCTGGTTTCCCGAGGAGTTCGGCTGGGTGGTCGGCTGCGACTATCGGGGTCTGCCCGCCGACGGCGCCGACATCCGCAACCCGATCGGTGCGGCGATGGCGGTGCGCCGCCGGCCGCTTGTGGACATCGGCGGCTTCTCCCGCCATCTCGGACGACGCGGCACCTTTCCCGCCGGGTGCGAGGAGACACTCATGGGAATCGCTCTGCGAGAGCGTCATCCCGGTGCCCGATTGATCCGCGACACGCGCTTCTCCGTCCGGCACGAGGTCACCCCGGAGCGGACCACCCTCCGATATTTCGTCCGCCGCTGCTATCAGGAGGGCCGGTCCAAGGCCACGTTGTCCGCGCTGACCTCCGCCGACCTCGCGCTGGCGAGTGAGCGCGACTACACGCGCCGCATCCTGACGAGCGCACTGTGGCGACATCGCCGCACACCGGCACGGGCGGCGATGGTGGTCGTCGGATTCGTCACGACGGTGGCCGGATTCGCCGTCGGGACGATCCAGAACCAGTTGGCCCCCAGGGCCCGAAGGGAACGTGAACGGTGA